In candidate division KSB1 bacterium, a single window of DNA contains:
- a CDS encoding type II toxin-antitoxin system HicB family antitoxin — protein MDKYEIIIYWSEEDKAFISEVPELPGCLAHGDTHEAALANIRSAVELWIQTAKEFNDPIPVPKGHRLVFA, from the coding sequence ATGGATAAGTATGAAATCATTATTTATTGGAGTGAGGAGGACAAAGCATTTATTTCTGAAGTACCAGAGCTTCCTGGTTGTCTGGCCCATGGAGACACTCACGAAGCAGCTTTGGCCAATATAAGGTCAGCCGTAGAGCTTTGGATTCAAACAGCAAAAGAATTCAACGACCCAATCCCAGTGCCTAAAGGCCATCGTCTGGTATTTGCATAA
- a CDS encoding type II toxin-antitoxin system HicA family toxin, whose translation MSKAEKLLLQILRGTSDANIAFKDLCYLLLGLGFEERTKASHHIFRMAGVKEKINLQKDGNKAKPYQVRQVRNVILKYKLGGKL comes from the coding sequence ATGAGCAAAGCAGAGAAACTTCTACTCCAAATTTTGCGTGGTACAAGTGATGCAAATATCGCATTTAAGGACTTGTGTTACCTTCTACTTGGTCTTGGATTCGAAGAGAGAACAAAAGCAAGTCATCATATTTTTCGAATGGCAGGTGTAAAAGAGAAAATCAACTTACAAAAAGATGGAAATAAGGCAAAGCCATATCAAGTTCGTCAAGTACGAAATGTAATTCTCAAATATAAGCTTGGAGGCAAATTATAA